In Candidatus Manganitrophaceae bacterium, the genomic stretch GCCATGTGTGCGGGGGCATTGGTTCAGGCCCGCATCGACCGACTGGTTTTCGGTGCGCTTGATCCAAAGGGCGGGGGCTGTGGTTCTGTCCTGGATGTTGTCCGGGAGCCTCGGACCCATCACCAATTGGAGGTCCTGGGAGGTGTCCTCTCGGAGGAAGCGGAAAAGATCTTAAAAGACTTCTTCAAGCGCTTGCGTGGCCAAAAAGGTTCATGAAAATCGCTGGATGGGATGTGCCCTAAATCTACTATATCGTTGTTCTGGAGAGATGGCCGAGCTCGGTTGAAGGCGTCTGACTCGAAATCAGATGTGGGGGTAACTCCACCGGGGGTTCGAATCCCTCTCTCTCCGCCAAGTGAACAAGTGTCGTACAGGTGTTGTCCCGGTGAGCAAAATAAATTTTTGGAGAGATGTCCGAGCGGTTGAAGGAGCACGACTGGAAATCGTGTAGGCGGTCACAAGCTGTCTCGGGGGTTCAAATCCCCCTCTCTCCGCCACCCGGAAAATGGTGTAGTAAGATCTGTTTGGTGGAGAGACTGGGCCCTGTGCAACAGGAGCTTATTGAACCCCGCCAGGTCCGGAAGGAAGCAACGGTAAATAGGTCTTCCTGTGTGCCGCAGGATCTCCTGGTCTCTCCACCAATCAGATTTTAGACATAAATGAATAACGTATAAAGAATACTGGAAAAATACGATGGAATACCAGGTTTCTGCCCGGAAATGGAGACCTCAGACCTTTGAGGAGGTCATTGGCCAGAAACATATTGCGACCGTACTCCGCAATGCGATCCGCCTTGAAAAGATCGCGCATGCCTATCTCTTCTCCGGGATTCGCGGTGTCGGGAAGACCTCACTGGCCCGTATATTGGCCAAGGCGGTGAATTGTGATGCAACCCTTCATGATAAGGGAGAAGAGGCCCCCTGCAATCAATGTGATTCCTGCTGTGAGATTACAGAAGGTCGCTCAGTTGATGTGATCGAAATTGATGGCGCATCAAATACAGGGGTTGATGATGTCCGGGAATTGCGAGAGCGCGTGAAGTATCTCCCGCTTCGCGGGAAGTACAAGGTCTACATTATTGATGAAGTGCATATGCTTTCCAATCCGGCGTTTAATGCCCTTTTGAAGACCCTTGAAGAACCCCCCCCTCATTTGATTTTTATCCTGGCGACGACTGAAGCCCATAAAATTCCAGCAACGATCCTTTCCCGGTGTCAGCATTTGACCTTCCGTCAAATTGCACGGGCTGAGATTGTGTCCCAATTGGGGCGCATCTCCCAGGCGAGAAAAGTTCCATTTAGTGATCGAGGACTGCTCCTTATTGCCAGGGTAGCGGAGGGAAGTATGCGTGATGCCCTGACCCTGCTGGATCAAGCCATTTCGTATGGTGGAGAGGAGGTAACCGATGAAGATCTCTTCGCCCTGATGGGAAGGATGGGGGAAGGGACCTTTCACCTCCTCGTACAGGCGATTCATAAAAAGGACGCCGAAACGCTCCTGGGTTTGGCCGGAGAGATTGCTGAAAAGGGTTGTGATCTTCGTCACTTTCTGGCCGATTGGATGGAACATCTGCGCCACTTGATTGTCTCGGGGAATGTGCCGGAGGCCGCGGCCTGGATTGATCAGCCAGAGGAGGAGATTGACGAAATAAAATCGGAGGCGGCGTTGTTTTCTGCTGAAGAGCTTCAACGTCTTTTTTCCCTTTTTGTCCGTTTACAGGGGGAGATCCGCTTTTCCCCGAGTCCGCACCTTCTCTTCGAGGTGGCTCTGATGAAGTCCATCCTGATGACAGACCTCCAGCCGATTGAAAGGATGATTGAAAGACTGGACACTTTACAAGGAGGCGGGATTGCCCAAGTCGAGAGAAAGCCCTCCTTAAGCAAAGAGAAGGTCAAGGTCTTCCCGGATGTGCAAAATAAAAAAGCTGTGGATTCTCCTCCCTCCGGTCTCCCCCTCACTCAGGCCAGTTGGGAAGTGGTCCTGAGTGACATCAGCAAAGCGCGTCCGAATATCGGATCCTATCTTGAGCAGGGACGCTTTTTAGGCATGGATGATGGGATGCTTCGCCTGGGTTATTCTGAAGAGAGTTCTTTCCTGATTCCCCTGGTACAAAAAGAGGGGAGTATCAAGTGGCTGGCGTCTTTTTTAGAAAACCGCTTCCAGAGGAAGGTGAAGCTATGCTTGTCCACGCTTTCCAAATCTGAGACTTCTTCTCCGACGGTTTCCGGATTGGAGAAATCGGAAGGGTTGCGCCAGCAGGGAGCGGTTTCCAATCCTCATCCACTTGTTCAGGAAGCACTCAGGGTATTGGGAGGGAAGGTCATCGAGACAAAGAAGGGTTGAGGCAACTATTCAGCTCACCCATCTTTGGCTTCGCGAGCCCATTCCTCGATGACGGCGTTGCTGTGGTGCTCAAAGCCTCACGTATAGACATATAGGCTCCGGTTTTCCGCTCCTAGCGCCTTGTCCTAAAGGAAAACCCAGGCAATCTGAATAGTTACGAAAGGAGGAGATCATCATGGCAAATAGAAAAATGTTTGGCAACATCATGAAGCAGGCTCAGGAGTTGCAGGAGCGGATGGCGAAGTTGCAGGAAGAGGCGGGCCATAAAACGGTTGAGGCCACCGCCGGGGGGGGGATGGTTACCGTGAAGATGAACGGAAGGCAGGAACTCCTTTCCGTAACCATCGATCCAGAGGTGATCAACGCGGAAGAGGCCGATATGTTGCAGGATCTTCTTGTGGCAGCCGTCAACGAAGGCCTAAGAAAGAGCAAGGAACTTGTCTCTGAGGAGTTGAAAGGAATGACCGGAGGATTGAATATCCCCGGCCTTTTTTGATCGATGGCGCAAAAAGGCTTATTTTCCATCCTGATTGAGCAGTTGATGGCCCTTCCTGGAATCGGAAGGAAGTCGGCGCAGCGTCTGGCCTTCTTCATCCTGAAAATGCCGGGGGAAGAAGCGAAAAGGATTGGTCAGGCGATTATTGATGTGAAAGATCAGGTCTCCTTTTGCGGAATCTGTAACAACATCGCAGAAAAGGAGATCTGTTCGATTTGCTCAAGTCTAAAACGAGAGACGCAAAAGGTTCTGGTAGTCGAGGAGCCAAGTACCCTCTATGCCATTGAACGCACAGGAGAATATAAAGGGCTGTATCATGTCTTATTGGGAGGGCTCTCTCCCTTGCCGGGAAAGACGACGCCCGAACCGCCGTTTCAGAGTCTTGTCGATCGGGTGGAAAAAGGAGGCATTTCAGAGGTCATCCTCGCGACCAACCCCACCATCGAAGGCGAAGCCACCGCAATCTATATTACCCGACTCTTAAAACCACACGACGTTACCGTTACCCGTATTGCCTGCGGCATTCCGGTCGGGATTGATCTGGAATATGTCGATGAGGTCACCCTCATCAAATCCTTACAGGGCCGCAGGGTCATCGAACAGTCCTAAGATAACCCCGGAAAAGTAAAAGCGGCACTGGTGAGCATGATAAATTGCGACATTAGACATTTCCAGGCAATGTTAGACGCCAAAATGGTATTTTGCGAAATAAAGGAGAAAAAAATGACTGATCTTTCTAAGGCCAGTGTGGCCGATCTGAAAAAAATGGGACTTAAGCGGGTCCAAACTCTAATAACGACCGACCTGGCACAGAAGATTCGGGTTGCTGCGGCCATTTCAGGAAAGTCACAAAGAGATTTTATCAGCTCGGCGCTTGAGGCGGCCGTTGCGAACGAGAAATTTCTTTCGGTTCTTGGCGATAACGTAGACAAGGGAGGAGTTAAGCAGTCGTTCAGGTAAGGTTTCGGGGCAAGTCGCGAGGAGTACAAGCCCGGGACGTATGGTTAGGAGCCTGCCGGAGAAATAAGGAATCTACTGCGATGATGGCAAATAGGCCCATTCTCGCAGATCATTTTCGTTAAATAGCGGTGCTATTCGCCTCAAACAATCAGCAAAACTAGTCTCTATTTTTCATTCACCTCGCTACGATCCTATTTCTTCGGCAGACTCCTGATACGTGAGGATTTGAGCACCGGAGCAACGCGGCCATGGAGCCTTAGGTGGACGACCAGGGGTGGTGCGAGAGGGGGGACTTGAACCCCCACGAGTTACCCCACCAGATCCTAAGTCTAGCGCGTCTGCCATTCCGCCACCCTCGCATGAAGTTGTGGTTGTTTTTTGACCGACCTGGGGTGGGATTATAGCATGGCCGGTTTAGGAAGGAAAAGGGAGATCGGGAGGCGTGATTGAAAAGATGCTACCATATCTGACCAGAGATCATTTGACCTTTTTAATATGACTATGGTTACATTAATTGGTTCATCCACCGCCCTCAAGGCTTCCTTTGGTGTAGATCAGTGTCATCCCTTCCCCACGGAGACCGAGGAGATGTATTAAGGAATCCACACCTAAATCCGAGTAAAGTTCTTGAAATAGAGAGCATAACTGCGTTATAATCTAGGGATTTTTGAAGAAGGAGGTTCCCCTGTTTGTCTAAAATCGTAGATCCCTTATCCCCGCATCGCCAGAAGATTGATGAAATCGACGGAAAGCTCCTGGCACTTCTAAATGACCGAGCACGTGTTGTCCTGGAAGTCGGAAAGATTAAAAGAGACCGGAAGGCCGAGCTTTACGCTCCGGCTCGGGAACAGGCTATCTATGTGCGTCTTACCGGTTTGAACCAGGGACCCTTCCCGAATGAGGCCGTGCGGAGCGTCTTCCGGGAGATCATTTCGGCTTCTCTCTCTCTGGAAGGACCGCTCAAAGTGGCTTACCTGGGCCCGGAGGCGACCTTTACCCATATGGCCTGTACGCAACGCTTTGGGTTTTCCGTAAGTGCTTTGCCGGTCGAAAGCATCAAAAGTGTTTTTGACGAGGTCGAACGAGGGAGGGTTAACTTTGGCGTTGTCCCGATTGAGAATTCGAATGAGGGCGTGGTCAACCATACGCTAGATATGTTTATCGACTCGCCCTTGAAGATCTTCGGAGAGATCCTCCTTGAGATTTCCCATAATCTCCTTTCAAAGACGGGCAAGATCGAAGCGCTGAAGCGGGTCTATTCTCATCCGCATGCTTTTGCCCAATGCAAGGTTTTTATCGAGACGCGGTTGCCGGGCGTAGAAGTTGTCGAGGTCTCCAGCACGGCAAAGGCGGCCGAACTTGCCCAAGAAGACCCGACGGCAGGCGCCATTGCTTCTGAATTGGCCGCGAGACTTTATGATCTTGTGATTATACAGAAGAAGATTGAGGACAATGTCAACAATTTTACACGCTTTCTTGTCATCTCCCCGCAAACACATGCCCCGACGGGGAAAGATAAAACGTCTCTCTTGTTTTCCGTTCAGGACAAGCCTGGCATCCTCTACGAGGTCATTCGTCCCTTCTCACGGGCAAAGATTAATTTGACAAATATTGAGTCCCGGCCATCGAAGAGGAAGGCCTGGGAATACATCTTTTATGTGGATATGGAAGGCCACATTGAAGACAAAAAGATTCGAAAGGTGATCAAAGGTCTGAAAGCAGGAGGCATTACGCTAAAGGTGCTTGGGTCTTATCCTTCGGCGGAAGAAATCGAGGCTTAATAACAAAATGATGATCAAAGTCCACCCCGATATAGCCGGAATCAGTCCCTATATTCCCGGAAAACCGATTGAGGTGCTTGAGCGTGAATATGGAATCACTGGTTCCATTAAGCTGGCTTCCAACGAGAACCCTCTGGGGTCGTCACGCAAGGCACTGGCAGCGATTCGGCACGGGTTGAAAAAGGTTCGGTATTATCCGGACGGGGCCATTTCCGAACTGAAGGAGGCTCTGGCAGAAAAATGGAAGGTTTCCCCGGATGAAGTGATGATCGGAAATGGATCGAATGAGATCATCGAGTTGCTGGTCAGGACCTTCCTGTTTCCCGGGGACGAGACCGTCATGCCCACACCGACCTTCTCCCTTTATGCCCTCATGGTTGCGACCGCTCATGCCAAATCGATTCAGGTCCCGCTTAAAGCGGGAAGGGTTGATCTTCCGGCCATGGCAAAAGCCGTTACGAAAAAGACAAAACTTGTTTTTGTCTGCAATCCAAATAACCCGACCGGGACCATCGTACGCCGGAGTGAGGTAGCGCGGTTTTTATCCAGGATTCCCAAAAGGGTCCTGGTCGTCTTTGATGAAGCCTACGCAGAATATGCGTCCGATCCCGAATTTCCAGACTCTATCCAATTCTTGCGGGAAGGGGCTTCTTTGGTGATGCTTCGGACCTTCTCGAAACTCTACGGCCTGGCCGGTCTTCGAATCGGATATGGGATCAGCCGGCCTGAAGTTGTTGATTATCTGAACCGGGTGCGCCAGCCTTTCAATGTGAATCTTCCAGCACAGCAGGCGGCCCTGGCGGCGCTTTCAGATGAAGAACATGTCTCAGCATCGCTCAAAGTCAATTGTGACGGGAAAGCCTACCTTTGTCGTCATTTTGATTTGATGGGGATAAAATATTTCCCGAGTGAAAGCAATTTCATCTGTTTTTCTCTATCGGGGTCTGATTTAAAGATCGGAAGTGATGTTTATCTGGCTTTGCTCCGGAAAGGGGTCATTATACGCCATTTGGAAGGAATGCACCTTCGGGTGACGGTTGGCCTGCCGCGGGAGAACCGCAGGTTTGTACGAACATTAAAAGATGTTTTATTGTCAATGTCGCTTATTGCAGGTTCCACGGAAAAGGGACCTGCCGCGACAGGGTGAAGGAGAGGGAAATGATTATTGTATTGAAACCCGGAACCACGGACCGGGAAAAAGAACATATTTTGAATAAAATCAAAGAGGCAGGTTTAACCCCGAATGTCCTGGAGGGACAAGAGCGGACGGTCATCGCAGTGATCGGAGATGAGCGTATACTTCAGAAACAACCCATCACTGCGTTGCCCGGTGTGGAAAAAGCGCTCCCGATCCTCTCTCCCTATAAGCTGGTCAGCCGGGAGTTTAAAAAGGAAAACTCCATCATTGATGTCAATGGCGTCAAGATAGGTGGAAACAAGATGGTCCTGATGGCCGGACCCTGTTCGGTTGAGAAGAAGGATCTCCTGACTTCGATTGCGGAAGATATTAAGGTGGCCGGGGCTCAGATTCTCCGGGGCGGGGCTTTCAAGCCACGGACTTCTCCTTATTCTTTCCAGGGTCTTGGAGAGGAGGGGCTGGAGTACCTGAGTGAAGCCAAGAGAAAAACCGGTTTGCCAATAATTACTGAGATTATGGATCCCCGGGATATGCCGATGTTGATGAAGCATGCCGACATTATCCAGATCGGCGCCCGCAATATGCAAAACTTCAGGCTCTTGGCCGAGGTGGGTGCGCACAACAAACCGGTGATGCTGAAACGGGGACTCTCTGCAACCATCAAAGAGTTTCTTCTGTCTGCGGAATATATCATGGCTGCAGGGAACCCTCAGGTTATCCTCTGTGAACGCGGTATACGGACTTTTGAGACGCAGACGCGAAACACGCTTGACCTCTCAGCTGTTCCGGTAATTAAGAAATTGACGCATCTTCCCATCATTGTTGATCCAAGTCATGCTGTTGGCTTAACCTACCTGGTTGCCCCCATGGCCAGGGCGGCGGTTGCCGCCGGAGCGGATGGTTTGATGATAGAGGTTCACCCCAATCCTGAAGAGGCTTACTGCGATGGGGATCAGGCACTGCTTCCAAAGGATTTTAAGACCCTGGTCGCCGAGCTAAGGCTCATCGCCAAAGCCGTCGGCCGTGAACTGTAAGGGTGGTTCTGTCCTTGGACCCAGAAAGGAGAAATATTGTGAGGCGACATCCGGATGATATTTAAGCAAATGACCATTATTGGTGTTGGCCTGATTGGTGGATCCCTCGGTCTGATCGCAAAACAGAAGAAGCTGGTTGGAAAGGTCGTCGGCTATGGAAGGCGGCGGGGACCTCTCCAAAAAGCGTCTTCTCTTGGGGCAATCGATTGCTATTTTTTAACCCTCTCAAAAGCGGTCAGAGAGGCAGATCTTGTTGTGTTGGCGACCCCCGTCGGTTTATTTGAACAGATCTGTCAATTGATCAACCCCTTTCTTAAAGAGGGTGCGGTGGTGACAGACGTTGGGAGTGTGAAGGGCGGAATGGTGGGGCGACTGGAGTCTGCCCTCCCCTCACACGCTTTTTTTGTCGGCGGTCATCCAATCGCGGGTCGGGAGAAATCAGGCG encodes the following:
- the pheA gene encoding prephenate dehydratase; protein product: MVDPLSPHRQKIDEIDGKLLALLNDRARVVLEVGKIKRDRKAELYAPAREQAIYVRLTGLNQGPFPNEAVRSVFREIISASLSLEGPLKVAYLGPEATFTHMACTQRFGFSVSALPVESIKSVFDEVERGRVNFGVVPIENSNEGVVNHTLDMFIDSPLKIFGEILLEISHNLLSKTGKIEALKRVYSHPHAFAQCKVFIETRLPGVEVVEVSSTAKAAELAQEDPTAGAIASELAARLYDLVIIQKKIEDNVNNFTRFLVISPQTHAPTGKDKTSLLFSVQDKPGILYEVIRPFSRAKINLTNIESRPSKRKAWEYIFYVDMEGHIEDKKIRKVIKGLKAGGITLKVLGSYPSAEEIEA
- the aroF gene encoding 3-deoxy-7-phosphoheptulonate synthase, with amino-acid sequence MIIVLKPGTTDREKEHILNKIKEAGLTPNVLEGQERTVIAVIGDERILQKQPITALPGVEKALPILSPYKLVSREFKKENSIIDVNGVKIGGNKMVLMAGPCSVEKKDLLTSIAEDIKVAGAQILRGGAFKPRTSPYSFQGLGEEGLEYLSEAKRKTGLPIITEIMDPRDMPMLMKHADIIQIGARNMQNFRLLAEVGAHNKPVMLKRGLSATIKEFLLSAEYIMAAGNPQVILCERGIRTFETQTRNTLDLSAVPVIKKLTHLPIIVDPSHAVGLTYLVAPMARAAVAAGADGLMIEVHPNPEEAYCDGDQALLPKDFKTLVAELRLIAKAVGREL
- the dnaX gene encoding DNA polymerase III subunit gamma/tau translates to MEYQVSARKWRPQTFEEVIGQKHIATVLRNAIRLEKIAHAYLFSGIRGVGKTSLARILAKAVNCDATLHDKGEEAPCNQCDSCCEITEGRSVDVIEIDGASNTGVDDVRELRERVKYLPLRGKYKVYIIDEVHMLSNPAFNALLKTLEEPPPHLIFILATTEAHKIPATILSRCQHLTFRQIARAEIVSQLGRISQARKVPFSDRGLLLIARVAEGSMRDALTLLDQAISYGGEEVTDEDLFALMGRMGEGTFHLLVQAIHKKDAETLLGLAGEIAEKGCDLRHFLADWMEHLRHLIVSGNVPEAAAWIDQPEEEIDEIKSEAALFSAEELQRLFSLFVRLQGEIRFSPSPHLLFEVALMKSILMTDLQPIERMIERLDTLQGGGIAQVERKPSLSKEKVKVFPDVQNKKAVDSPPSGLPLTQASWEVVLSDISKARPNIGSYLEQGRFLGMDDGMLRLGYSEESSFLIPLVQKEGSIKWLASFLENRFQRKVKLCLSTLSKSETSSPTVSGLEKSEGLRQQGAVSNPHPLVQEALRVLGGKVIETKKG
- a CDS encoding histidinol-phosphate transaminase: MMIKVHPDIAGISPYIPGKPIEVLEREYGITGSIKLASNENPLGSSRKALAAIRHGLKKVRYYPDGAISELKEALAEKWKVSPDEVMIGNGSNEIIELLVRTFLFPGDETVMPTPTFSLYALMVATAHAKSIQVPLKAGRVDLPAMAKAVTKKTKLVFVCNPNNPTGTIVRRSEVARFLSRIPKRVLVVFDEAYAEYASDPEFPDSIQFLREGASLVMLRTFSKLYGLAGLRIGYGISRPEVVDYLNRVRQPFNVNLPAQQAALAALSDEEHVSASLKVNCDGKAYLCRHFDLMGIKYFPSESNFICFSLSGSDLKIGSDVYLALLRKGVIIRHLEGMHLRVTVGLPRENRRFVRTLKDVLLSMSLIAGSTEKGPAATG
- the recR gene encoding recombination protein RecR — its product is MAQKGLFSILIEQLMALPGIGRKSAQRLAFFILKMPGEEAKRIGQAIIDVKDQVSFCGICNNIAEKEICSICSSLKRETQKVLVVEEPSTLYAIERTGEYKGLYHVLLGGLSPLPGKTTPEPPFQSLVDRVEKGGISEVILATNPTIEGEATAIYITRLLKPHDVTVTRIACGIPVGIDLEYVDEVTLIKSLQGRRVIEQS
- a CDS encoding YbaB/EbfC family nucleoid-associated protein encodes the protein MANRKMFGNIMKQAQELQERMAKLQEEAGHKTVEATAGGGMVTVKMNGRQELLSVTIDPEVINAEEADMLQDLLVAAVNEGLRKSKELVSEELKGMTGGLNIPGLF